Genomic segment of Peribacillus frigoritolerans:
CTATTACGCGATTGCAATTCAAATAGCTGGTATCGGTACATTACTGACTGGTATCAACTTTATCGTAACAATCTTGAAAATGAGAGCACCTGGCATGAACTTAATGAAAATGCCAATGTTCACATGGTCTATCTTGATCACAAACTTCATTATCGTTTTCGCTTTCCCTGTATTGACAGTGGCACTTGCGTTGATGACAATGGATCGTCTATTCGGAACTCAATTCTTTACGATGGCCAATGGCGGTAGCGATATGCTTTGGGCGAACTTGTTCTGGGTTTGGGGACATCCTGAAGTTTATATAGTAATCCTTCCGGCTTTCGGTATTTACAGTGAAATCATTTCGACATTTGCACGTCGTAACCTGTACGGGTATAATTCGATGGTTATCTCCATGGTAGCTATTTCTACTCTATCTTTCATTGTATGGGCTCACCATTTCTATACAATGGGTCACGGTGCAATGGTTAATGGTATCTTCTCGATTACCACGATGGCAATTGCCGTCCCGACCGGTGTTAAGATTTTCAACTGGTTGTTCACACTTTGGAAAGGTAAAATCGTGTTTACCGTTCCTATGCTATACTCTTTAGCTTTCATTCCGATTTTCACGCTCGGTGGGGTAACAGGGGTTATGCTTGCAATGGCAAGTGCTGACTACCAATACCATAATACAATGTTCTTAGTAGCTCACTTCCACTACGTTTTAATCCCTGGTACTGTATTTGCCGTACTTGCTGGTTTTACGTACTGGTGGCCAAAAATGTTCGGTTTCATGTTGAGCGAAAAAATTGGGAAATGGTCGTTCTGGTTCATTACAATCGGCTTTAATGTAACATTCTTCCCGATGTTCATCACTGGTTTAGATGGGCAGGCACGTCGTATGTATACGTACTCTGAATCAACAGGGTATGGTCCATTGAATATGCTCTCTTTCGTTGGAGCGATTGGCTTGGCAATAGGTTTTGCACTTATTGTGTACAATATCTATTGGAGCACTCGTTATGCGTCAAGAAATATTTCAAACGATCCATGGGATGCACGTTCACTAGAGTGGGCTACACATACACCAATTCCTGAATATAACTTTGCAATTGTGCCAACAGTTGATTCTACAGAAGCTTTCTGGGATTCAAAGAAAAAAGGCTTTAAGTTATTTGGCGGTAAAGTAGAAAAGATCCATATGCCAAATAACAGTGGTGTGCCGTTTATCATGAGCTGTATCTTCTTCGTTTGGGGCTTTGCGATGGTATTCAGCATGTGGATCATTGCAATCATTGCAACGATCGGTATCTTTGCTTGTATGATTCACCGTTCATTCGAAAAAGATCACGGACGTTATATCTCTGTTGAAGAGATCGAAGAAACTGAAAATAAATTGCGAGGTGCTAAGTAATGAAAATAGATAACTCGCTGCCACTAGAATATAGCACGGAAGAAAATCGCTTAAAGATTTTTGGATTCTGGATTTTCCTAGGAGCAGAAATAGCTCTTTTCGCTACACTGTTCGCCACTTATTTTGTATTGGTTGATGGAACTGGAAATGGTCCAACAGGGGAACATCTTTTTAAACTCCCAACCCTGATGTTCCAAACAATCTTTCTTTTAACAAGTAGTTTTACCATAGGTCTTGGAATCAATGCAATGAGACTTGGCAGACAGAAAGCAACGATTGGTTTCTTCATTATCACCCTTATTCTTGGTTTAGGCTTCTTGGGAGTCGAAATTTATGAATTCGTGGAGTATGTACATGAAGGAGCAACCATTCAAACAAGTGCTTTCTTATCTAGTTTGTTTACATTACTAGGTACGCATGGAGCTCACGTTACACTTGGTTTATTCTGGGGAACCTTCATCGTCATGCAGATCAAAAAGCGCGGTATGACTCCAGAAACAACAAACAAGGCTTTCATCTTTTCACTTTACTGGCATTTCTTGGACGTTGTCTGGATTTTCATCTTCAGTTTCGTCTATCTGAAAGGAATGATGTAATATGAAAGAATTATTCCCACGGGGCCAAGTTATGGGATTTGCGTTTTCTCTAGTCCTGACTTTGGTCGCACTATCAGTTATCATGTTTGATCTCTCACTGAAAATGGCCATGATCATCCTGCTTGTTACAGCTTTCATGCAAGCTGCACTGCAATTAGTTATGTTCATGCACGCAGGTGAGTCTGAAGATAAAGCATCGATTTACACAAACGTTTATTATGGATTGTTCGTTGCATTGGTTACAATTTTCGGTACAATGCTAACAATGATTTGGGGATATCAATAATCGATTCCGGAAAAGCTGGGCGTCTTGATGACGCCCAGTTTTTTTGTATTTTAATAAGTATAAATTTGTTAAGAAGGATGTGGATGAAATCTTTTGTTTAGTATAACCATTTCGG
This window contains:
- the qoxB gene encoding cytochrome aa3 quinol oxidase subunit I yields the protein MDYFDRFAVPHPSPAIYASMVAIGLTMIAVVAGITYFKKWGYLWREWLTTVDHKRIGIMYILAALLMLFRGGVDALMMRAQTAIPDNGLLDGQHYNEVFTTHGVVMILFMAMPFIIGLMNIVTPLQIGARDVAFPRLNAVSFWLFFMGAMLFNISFVVGGSPDAGWTSYFPLASNDFSESVGSNYYAIAIQIAGIGTLLTGINFIVTILKMRAPGMNLMKMPMFTWSILITNFIIVFAFPVLTVALALMTMDRLFGTQFFTMANGGSDMLWANLFWVWGHPEVYIVILPAFGIYSEIISTFARRNLYGYNSMVISMVAISTLSFIVWAHHFYTMGHGAMVNGIFSITTMAIAVPTGVKIFNWLFTLWKGKIVFTVPMLYSLAFIPIFTLGGVTGVMLAMASADYQYHNTMFLVAHFHYVLIPGTVFAVLAGFTYWWPKMFGFMLSEKIGKWSFWFITIGFNVTFFPMFITGLDGQARRMYTYSESTGYGPLNMLSFVGAIGLAIGFALIVYNIYWSTRYASRNISNDPWDARSLEWATHTPIPEYNFAIVPTVDSTEAFWDSKKKGFKLFGGKVEKIHMPNNSGVPFIMSCIFFVWGFAMVFSMWIIAIIATIGIFACMIHRSFEKDHGRYISVEEIEETENKLRGAK
- the qoxD gene encoding cytochrome aa3 quinol oxidase subunit IV, which gives rise to MKELFPRGQVMGFAFSLVLTLVALSVIMFDLSLKMAMIILLVTAFMQAALQLVMFMHAGESEDKASIYTNVYYGLFVALVTIFGTMLTMIWGYQ
- the qoxC gene encoding cytochrome aa3 quinol oxidase subunit III, whose product is MKIDNSLPLEYSTEENRLKIFGFWIFLGAEIALFATLFATYFVLVDGTGNGPTGEHLFKLPTLMFQTIFLLTSSFTIGLGINAMRLGRQKATIGFFIITLILGLGFLGVEIYEFVEYVHEGATIQTSAFLSSLFTLLGTHGAHVTLGLFWGTFIVMQIKKRGMTPETTNKAFIFSLYWHFLDVVWIFIFSFVYLKGMM